The following proteins are encoded in a genomic region of Aquifex aeolicus VF5:
- the moaC gene encoding cyclic pyranopterin monophosphate synthase MoaC has translation MRTVDITTKIETLREAKAYGRIRLKPETVKLIKENKVPKGNLVEATKLSGIFGAKKTGELLPFCHPIPLDFVALEVKVNEDNLEVFSTVRGIARTGYEMEALTAVTTALLNVYDMCKALDDSMVIEEVKLLEKSGGKSDWFRRLDGVKVNLHAENEGLRKIAEDYLKELGATFAEEAELYISIGDNLPINKEIRSLERVISLYDFRRNPKEVGKEIRVGWSDDALIIILPESEEKIRFFFETFGGIIGNLLCRR, from the coding sequence ATGAGAACCGTAGACATAACGACGAAGATAGAGACCTTAAGAGAGGCGAAGGCTTACGGCAGGATAAGGTTAAAGCCCGAAACCGTAAAACTGATTAAGGAAAACAAAGTTCCAAAAGGAAACCTCGTAGAAGCCACAAAACTGAGCGGTATATTCGGGGCAAAGAAAACGGGAGAACTCCTTCCATTCTGCCACCCTATTCCCTTAGACTTCGTGGCTCTTGAAGTGAAAGTAAACGAAGATAATCTGGAAGTATTCTCAACGGTAAGAGGGATAGCAAGGACGGGCTACGAGATGGAAGCCCTGACGGCGGTCACAACTGCACTTCTTAATGTTTACGATATGTGCAAGGCTCTTGACGACTCCATGGTAATAGAAGAGGTGAAACTCCTCGAAAAGAGCGGTGGAAAATCTGACTGGTTTAGAAGGCTGGACGGAGTGAAGGTGAACCTTCACGCGGAAAATGAAGGATTAAGGAAAATCGCAGAAGACTACCTGAAAGAACTTGGAGCAACCTTTGCCGAAGAGGCAGAACTTTACATCTCCATCGGAGATAATCTTCCTATAAACAAGGAAATAAGGTCCCTTGAGCGTGTGATTTCCCTTTACGACTTTCGTAGGAATCCGAAAGAGGTGGGAAAGGAGATAAGAGTAGGGTGGTCCGACGATGCCCTGATAATAATCCTTCCCGAAAGCGAAGAAAAAATCAGGTTCTTCTTTGAAACCTTCGGAGGTATCATAGGAAATCTTTTATGCAGAAGATAG
- a CDS encoding UbiX family flavin prenyltransferase, giving the protein MQKIALCITGASGVIYGIKLLQVLEELDFSVDLVISRNAKVVLKEEHSLTFEEVLKGLKNVRIHEENDFTSPLASGSRLVHYRGVYVVPCSTNTLSCIANGINKNLIHRVGEVALKERVPLVLLVREAPYNEIHLENMLKITRMGGVVVPASPAFYHKPQSIDDMINFVVGKLLDVLRIEHNLYKRWRG; this is encoded by the coding sequence ATGCAGAAGATAGCCCTCTGTATTACGGGTGCAAGCGGAGTAATATACGGGATAAAACTCCTGCAAGTATTGGAGGAGTTAGATTTTTCAGTAGACTTGGTAATTTCAAGGAACGCAAAAGTAGTATTAAAGGAAGAGCACTCTTTAACCTTCGAAGAGGTTCTTAAAGGTCTCAAAAACGTCCGTATTCACGAGGAGAATGACTTTACCTCACCTCTCGCGAGCGGCTCAAGGCTTGTCCATTACAGGGGTGTTTACGTAGTTCCCTGTTCCACGAATACGTTATCCTGCATAGCAAACGGCATAAACAAAAACCTTATTCACAGAGTAGGGGAGGTGGCCCTGAAGGAGAGAGTTCCCTTGGTTTTGCTCGTTAGAGAAGCTCCGTACAACGAGATACACCTTGAAAACATGCTAAAAATTACGAGGATGGGGGGAGTTGTAGTTCCCGCAAGTCCCGCCTTTTATCACAAACCACAAAGTATAGACGACATGATAAACTTCGTTGTGGGAAAGCTTTTGGACGTTTTGAGGATAGAGCATAATCTTTATAAGAGATGGAGAGGGTGA
- a CDS encoding cupin domain-containing protein codes for MERVKFNSTGIKDKEKIYEILRKEGYSVYEWYDSPGTYYPTHTHPDREIRWVIEGEVVIGAEGKEFVLKEGDMIELEPNTPHWAKTEKGVRYICGSK; via the coding sequence ATGGAGAGGGTGAAGTTCAACAGTACGGGAATAAAGGACAAAGAAAAGATTTACGAAATACTGAGAAAGGAAGGGTATTCAGTTTACGAGTGGTACGATTCTCCCGGAACTTACTACCCGACTCACACTCATCCAGACAGGGAAATCAGGTGGGTGATTGAGGGAGAAGTTGTGATCGGAGCTGAGGGTAAGGAGTTCGTGTTGAAAGAAGGTGATATGATAGAGCTTGAGCCGAACACTCCCCACTGGGCTAAAACGGAAAAGGGCGTAAGGTACATATGCGGTTCTAAGTAA
- a CDS encoding TonB-dependent receptor, protein MKRTLLLGALFSVAFAQEVNLEEIQVIGKREVLTEDVVRELPAKDVGEALEYNIPGVWKVRKGAIANDVVIRGFKKDEVNQLFDGARVYNACPNRMDPGIFHVDFSEVESVEVIKGPFDVRNYGAVGGTVNVKTKEPKEGMEGRITTYADNWSTINPSFYFSYGKDRLSFLIGYAFRFGKPYEDGKGRKITEIYPSGNPSAYSQDERDSTAFNIHTAWAKLRYKITDGVKFKLDYAHQRATDVLYPYLMMDGIYDEVDRVNLGLEGKRFKAQLYGSSVRHWMTNPKRVISQNAPRGYTMGTYAKSKVYGFKGEYSFGDFSFGIDTFYRYWKAQTTMYMRNMGMYRTQNTIPDVDVYNFGLYGEYRKKLSPKLRLVAGLRLDWSKTKADSGKANINLYRHYHNTTDTSQTDVYPSGNVQVFYELKEGIELFAGLGSAVRVPDPQERYFALDRMGKMENTMGDWVGNPKLDPERNNELDLGIKLTGERYSGELRTFLSYVKDYIYVYRATAPSSGNMMNQNTKAMSYTNIDAYFYGFELSGSYAITDTIFFDGNVAYTRGRKDDTYPAKNITDKDIAEIPPLTARLALRYDTGMYFGQVEGVLAATQDNVDSDLQEEKTSGYGIINLKGGVNYRNLRVVAGINNLFDKLYYTHLSYLRNPFRTGVKVPEPGRTYYLSVSYTF, encoded by the coding sequence ATGAAGAGAACTCTGCTTTTAGGAGCGCTGTTTTCGGTTGCCTTTGCTCAGGAAGTGAACCTTGAAGAAATTCAAGTTATCGGAAAGAGAGAAGTTTTGACCGAAGACGTGGTGAGGGAACTGCCTGCGAAGGACGTGGGAGAAGCACTTGAGTACAACATTCCCGGAGTCTGGAAAGTAAGAAAGGGTGCCATAGCGAACGACGTTGTAATCAGGGGATTTAAAAAGGACGAGGTAAACCAGCTCTTTGACGGAGCAAGGGTTTACAACGCTTGTCCAAACAGGATGGATCCGGGAATATTCCACGTGGACTTTTCTGAAGTTGAAAGTGTTGAAGTCATAAAAGGTCCCTTTGACGTTAGAAATTACGGAGCGGTAGGAGGAACGGTTAACGTCAAAACCAAAGAACCCAAAGAGGGAATGGAAGGAAGGATAACCACTTACGCGGACAACTGGAGCACTATTAACCCTTCCTTTTACTTCTCTTACGGAAAAGACAGACTCTCATTCCTGATAGGATACGCTTTCAGGTTCGGAAAGCCCTATGAAGACGGAAAAGGTAGAAAGATAACGGAGATATACCCCTCGGGCAACCCTTCAGCTTACTCTCAGGACGAAAGGGATTCTACAGCCTTTAACATACACACGGCATGGGCAAAACTCAGGTACAAGATTACGGATGGTGTGAAGTTTAAGCTTGATTACGCACACCAGAGGGCTACAGACGTACTCTACCCCTACCTTATGATGGATGGAATATATGACGAGGTGGACCGGGTAAACTTAGGACTTGAAGGGAAGAGGTTTAAGGCCCAACTATACGGTTCTTCCGTCAGACACTGGATGACAAACCCAAAAAGGGTAATATCTCAGAACGCACCCCGCGGGTATACAATGGGAACCTACGCAAAGTCAAAGGTTTACGGCTTTAAAGGCGAATACAGCTTCGGAGATTTCAGCTTCGGTATTGATACTTTTTACAGGTATTGGAAAGCACAAACAACCATGTACATGAGAAACATGGGAATGTACAGAACTCAGAACACGATTCCCGACGTTGACGTTTACAACTTCGGACTTTACGGGGAATACAGGAAAAAGCTATCTCCGAAGCTTAGACTCGTCGCAGGGCTCAGACTTGACTGGTCCAAGACAAAAGCGGATTCAGGAAAGGCAAATATAAACCTCTACAGACATTACCACAACACCACCGACACTTCTCAAACTGACGTGTATCCCTCGGGAAACGTTCAGGTGTTCTACGAACTGAAGGAGGGAATTGAGCTCTTTGCAGGGTTAGGTTCGGCGGTCAGGGTTCCCGATCCTCAGGAACGCTACTTTGCCCTCGACAGGATGGGAAAAATGGAAAATACGATGGGAGACTGGGTGGGAAATCCCAAACTGGACCCAGAGAGGAACAACGAACTTGACCTCGGAATAAAACTAACTGGAGAAAGGTACAGTGGGGAACTGAGAACTTTCCTCAGTTACGTTAAAGATTACATATACGTTTACAGGGCAACCGCACCGTCCAGCGGAAACATGATGAACCAGAACACTAAAGCCATGTCCTACACAAACATAGACGCATACTTCTACGGCTTTGAACTGAGCGGAAGCTACGCGATTACGGATACAATCTTCTTTGATGGAAACGTAGCGTACACTAGGGGAAGGAAGGACGATACTTATCCTGCAAAAAACATAACGGACAAAGATATAGCAGAAATACCGCCGCTCACCGCGAGGTTAGCCCTCAGATACGACACAGGCATGTACTTTGGACAGGTTGAGGGAGTGCTTGCCGCAACTCAGGACAACGTAGATAGTGACCTTCAGGAGGAAAAGACCTCAGGATACGGAATAATTAACTTGAAGGGTGGGGTTAATTACAGGAACCTGAGGGTTGTTGCGGGAATTAACAACCTGTTTGATAAACTCTACTATACGCACCTCTCTTATTTGAGAAATCCCTTCAGAACGGGTGTAAAGGTTCCCGAGCCCGGAAGGACTTATTATCTTTCCGTTTCGTACACCTTCTGA
- a CDS encoding energy transducer TonB family protein, whose translation MGAKYSFLGYLLSGLLHGALLFSLTHAGLEVREQKSKEPVGLSLKTLQIKKEEPKTVSTIKKSEKKTIKKEQKVVKKPKKTFKKKYKKRHRRKIVKPKKYAVKKIHKTEKVKNVIAQKPKKVTKLTEKKVIHENNLGLHGKTNVLEGSPVKRINTYEQITVAKKTEFSYKKEFLKINFEKIRNYVQERIKYPYIARRMGWEGKVILEIILSEKGCESVRVAHSSGHKVLDRNAVETVKALCGKFPKPREKIRLRLPISYVLR comes from the coding sequence ATGGGAGCCAAATACTCCTTCCTCGGATACTTGCTTTCTGGTCTCCTCCACGGAGCCCTGTTATTTTCCTTGACACACGCAGGTTTAGAAGTGCGCGAACAAAAATCAAAAGAACCCGTAGGACTTTCCCTGAAAACCTTGCAGATCAAAAAGGAAGAGCCAAAGACGGTAAGTACGATTAAGAAATCTGAGAAAAAGACAATCAAGAAGGAACAAAAAGTTGTGAAAAAGCCCAAAAAAACTTTTAAGAAAAAATACAAGAAAAGACATAGAAGAAAAATCGTAAAACCTAAAAAATACGCTGTTAAGAAAATACACAAAACGGAAAAAGTAAAAAATGTAATTGCACAAAAACCAAAAAAGGTTACAAAATTAACAGAAAAGAAAGTTATTCATGAAAACAATTTAGGCTTACACGGAAAAACTAATGTACTGGAAGGGAGTCCAGTAAAAAGAATAAACACTTATGAGCAAATTACAGTCGCTAAAAAGACAGAATTTTCGTATAAAAAAGAATTTTTGAAAATCAATTTTGAAAAAATCAGAAATTACGTTCAGGAAAGGATAAAGTACCCTTACATAGCGAGGCGTATGGGGTGGGAAGGGAAAGTAATCCTTGAGATTATACTCTCAGAAAAAGGGTGTGAGAGCGTAAGGGTTGCCCACTCAAGCGGTCACAAGGTTTTGGACAGAAATGCGGTGGAGACGGTAAAGGCTCTTTGTGGGAAGTTTCCAAAACCCAGAGAAAAGATAAGGTTAAGGCTTCCAATATCCTATGTGCTCAGATAA